A genomic region of Glycine max cultivar Williams 82 chromosome 15, Glycine_max_v4.0, whole genome shotgun sequence contains the following coding sequences:
- the HSF-31 gene encoding heat stress transcription factor 31 produces MMEEAQGNSSSLPPFLTKTYEMVDDPSTNSIVSWSATNRSFIVWNPPEFSRDLLPKYFKHNNFSSFIRQLNTYGFRKIDPEQWEFANDDFVRGQPHLLKNIHRRKPVHSHSLQNIQGQGSSLLTESERRSFKDEIEKLKHEKERLLRELERHEQEWKMYEVQLQHSNDCLEKLEKKQESLVSSVSQVLQKPGIALNLLLLTENMDRKRRLPRSGLFSDDAGIEDHMETSPVLPRENADGSSIFSSSTERLDLLESSMTFWEDITHDVGDIFVQSHLNLDFDASTSCADSPAISCVQLEVEDQPKSPGINMNSEPSVVAVPDLDASKEQPVGKAPVTTGVNDIFWERFLTENPGSSEMQEAQSERKDSDGRSNAKFWWNIRNVNNPPEQMGHS; encoded by the exons ATGATGGAGGAAGCTCAGGGCAATTCTAGTTCCCTGCCACCTTTCCTCACCAAGACTTATGAGATGGTGGATGATCCTTCCACTAATTCTATTGTTTCATGGAGTGCCACCAATAGGAGTTTCATTGTTTGGAACCCACCAGAGTTTTCAAGGGATTTGTTACCCAAATACTTTAAGCACAACAACTTTTCCAGTTTCATCAGGCAGCTCAACACTTAT GGCTTTAGAAAGATTGATCCTGAACAATGGGAATTTGCAAATGATGATTTTGTAAGAGGCCAGCCACATCTTTTGAAGAATATCCATAGGCGCAAACCTGTTCATAGCCATTCTTTGCAGAATATCCAGGGTCAAGGGTCTTCTTTGCTGACTGAATCCGAAAGGCGGAGTTTTAAAGATGAGATAGAGAAGCTTaaacatgaaaaagaaagaCTTCTTCGGGAGTTAGAGAGGCATGAACAGGAGTGGAAAATGTACGAGGTACAATTACAACACTCCAATGATTGTTTGGAAAAGTTGGAAAAGAAGCAAGAAAGTTTGGTTTCTTCTGTTTCTCAAGTGTTGCAGAAACCTGGGATAGCCTTGAATCTCTTACTGCTGACAGAAAACATGGATAGAAAAAGGAGGTTGCCAAGAAGTGGTCTCTTTAGTGATGACGCTGGCATTGAAGATCATATGGAAACTTCCCCAGTATTACCAAGGGAAAATGCAGATGGTTCCTCTATTTTCTCATCGAGCACAGAGCGATTGGATCTGCTCGAGTCATCCATGACGTTTTGGGAGGATATTACACATGATGTTGGTGACATCTTTGTTCAAAGTCATTTAAACCTGGATTTTGATGCATCTACAAGTTGTGCAGATAGTCCAGCTATATCTTGTGTGCAACTAGAAGTTGAAGATCAGCCTAAGTCACCTGGAATCAACATGAATTCTGAGCCATCTGTAGTTGCTGTTCCTGATCTTGATGCATCAAAAGAACAACCAGTGGGAAAAGCCCCTGTGACTACTGGTGTTAATGACATATTCTGGGAACGATTCTTGACAGAGAATCCTGGTTCATCTGAAATGCAGGAAGCACAGTCTGAAAGAAAGGATTCTGATGGCAGAAGTAATGCCAAATTTTGGTGGAACATTAGGAATGTAAATAACCCTCCAGAACAGATGGGGCATTCTTAG